The genomic region AAGGTAGGTAATGAGACAAGTCAAACTACCAATACTTTCAAGGTAGCGCCTAAGTTGGACTACTTTGTGATTAATAACCTGTCAATAGGTTTAGGTTTGGAGTATAAAAATACAAAAGTTAAAGATGGTGATACAACCAATACGTTTGCAGTAGTGCCTCAAGTGCACTATTTCTTCCCATTAGACACTAACTTTAAACCTTTCCTTGGTGCAAGAGTAGGTTATGGATACTCATCAACAGAAGTAGCAGGTGGTAATAATAAGACTAAGGCGGATGGTCTGGTAGTAGGTGGTAGAGCAGGGGTTGCTTACTTTGTAAACAACGGAGCTGCAGTTACAGGCTATTTAGATTATGACCATCAAAATTTTAAAAATAAGGATAATAAAGATATTACTTTTAAAAAAGGCACTTTTGGTGTAGGTATTGGAGTAGCGATTTTCTTCTAAGAAAAATTTAGATTATTATATATAGGTGTTTTAGATTTTCGTAAGATGATTTAAAACACCTATTTATTATTTATGTAGTGATAATAGAAATGAATATGTATAACAGATTATTACCACTAGGGGGGCTGTTGCTGCTGGCGGCGTGCAAACTGCAACCTACAACCCAGAACACAGAGATGAAATATCCAGAGACTAAGAGGGTAGAGGCTTCCGATACGTTTTTCGGTGTGGAAGTAAAAGACCCCTACCGTTGGTTGGAAGATGACCGCAGCGCAGAGACTGCGGCGTGGGTAAAGGCTGAGAACGCTTTTACCAATGCGTATCTCGAAAAAATTCCTTACCGCGAAGCGATCAAGAAACGTTTAGAGCAGGTGTGGAATTACGAGAAACTCGGAGCTCCCTTTGTGGAAGGGGCTTACACCTATTATTATAAGAATAACGGTTTGCAGAACCAAAGTGTGCTCTACCGCCGTGGGAAAGATGGCAAAGAGGAGGTGTTCTTAGACCCCAACACAATGTCTGCCGATGGCACTACCTCGCTGGGCAGTGTGAGTTTCTCCGAAGATGGTTCCTTAGTGGCTTACCTTATTTCTGAGGGCGGTAGCGATTGGCGCAAGCTTATCGTGCTGGATGCAGCGAGCAAAAAGCAAGTAGGGCAGACCTTAGTAGACGTGAAGTTCAGCAGTGCTGCGTGGAAGGGCAATGAAGGGTTCTTCTATTCGAGCTATGACAAGCCCAAAGGCAGTGAGCTCTCGGCTAAGACCGATCAGCATAAACTCTATTACCACAAGATGGGTACCGCCCAGAAGGACGACCAGCTCATCTATGGAGCAGATACAGACCCTAAATATAGGTATGTCGGTGGCTATCTGTCAGAGGACTCGCATTACTTATTTGTATCGCTGACGAATGCTACTTCGGGTAATAAGCTGATAATGAAAGACCTCACTAAGGAAAATGCGTCTTTTGTGGTGGTAGCCGATAAGGAAGGTACCGATACACAGTTTATCACTAACAAGGGTTCGCGGTTGTATTTTCTTACGAATATAGAGGCACCCAATATGCGCTTGGTGAGTGCAGAGGCTGCTAAGCCTTCACAGGCTGAGTGGCGCGATGTGATCCCTGAGACGCAGAACGTGCTGAGTGTATCGACCGTAGGCGATAAGATATTTGCACATTATATAGTAGATGCGCTTACCAATATAAAGGAGTATGACTACGAGGGTCGTTTGGTAAAAGAGGTGCAACTACCAGGGGTAGGCACCGCAGGCGGCTTTGGTGGGAAGCAAAAGGACAAGGAGACTTACTTTGCCTTTACCAATTACAATACGCCAACGAAGACCTATAAGTACGACTTGGCAAGTAGCAGCTATACGCTCTATTGGGAGCCTAAGATTGATTTTGATGCCAACGCCTACGAGTCGAAGCAAGTGTTCTACACCTCTAAGGACGGTACGCGTGTGCCGATGATGATCACCTATAAGAAAGGTACGAAGCTCAACGGCAAGAATCCTACTATATTATATGGGTATGGAGGATTCAACATTAGCGTATCACCTTATTTTAGTGTCTCGAATGTTACGTGGTTTGAGAATGGCGGTGTATATGCAGTGGCAAACCTCAGAGGCGGCGGTGAATATGGCAAGAAGTGGCACGATGCAGGCACTAAGATGCAAAAGCAGAATGTGTTTGAGGACTTTATTGCAGCAGCGGAGTATTTGATAAAAGAGGGCTACACCTCTAAGGACTACTTGGCGATACAAGGGGCATCGAATGGTGGGCTCTTAGTAGGTGCAACGATGACCCAACGTCCCGACCTCTTTAAGGTAGCGTTGCCAGCGGTAGGCGTGATGGATATGCTGAGGTATCACAAGTTTACTGCGGGCGCAGGTTGGGCGTATGACTATGGCACTGCTGATGACAGCAAAGAGATGTTTGAGTACCTGAAAAGTTACTCACCTTTACACAATGTAAAGAAAGGGGTACAGTATCCAGCGACGCTCATCACCACAGGCGACCACGATGATAGGGTGGTACCAGCACATAGTTTTAAGTTTGCGGCGGAGTTACAGGCAAATCAGGCAGGAACTAACCCGATACTCATCAGAATAGAGACAAATGCGGGGCACGGAGCGGGTACACCTATTAATAAACAGATAGCGCAGGCAGCCGATATTCAGAGCTTCACGCTATGGAATATGGGGGTAAAATCAATAGAATAATCAGCGTAAATGTGTATTTTAATAAATATAAAATAACAAAAGTGTGTATTATAAAATATATATGCAATATTTGAATATATCAATTAAATATCTTTTAAAAATGAGTTTTTAGAGCTCTGGTTTTTAGGGATTTTTTAGAGATAAAGGGGTGTAATCCTAAACAAATGTAAAAATAGTGTTAAATTTTATACTCACAAGAGAATTTAAGTGAATAAATTTTGCACGGTTCAAATAATAGTCGTACGTTTGCACCCTAATTAAATGTGAATTTAAACAATGTTTATGGCAAGAAGAATATTTGTAGTGCTACTGGTACTTTGTGTACTAACTGCGTGTAAGCGCGGAAGTGGTGATGGCAAAGGAGAGCTTGTAGGCGTTAAGGGTAAGGCTTGGAAACAGCCGCGTCCTTACGGTATGACGCTGATTCCGAGTGGTTCATTCATTATGGGTAGTTCCGATGATGATAAGACTGCGAGTTTTAATGCTACGGTGAAAACTGTGAGCGTTGGTTCATTTTATATGGACGAGACCGAAATTACGAATAGCGAGTATCGTCAGTTTGTGAATTGGGTACGTGATTCAATTATCCGTACACAATTGGCAGATATGGCTGAGCAGACAGGGCAACCCCTGGTAGTGGAGGAGTAGGCGAATATGCTTACTTGGACTCTAACAGTGAGAAGCTCAATGCATATCAGCAATATCTGCAAAATACTTACGGAGATGAGAAAGCGCGTAAGCTCAATAAAAAGGTCGCCTTGATTTGGGACGTCAATAAATTCCCAGATGAGTACTATTCAGAGGTGATGGATAAGCTCTATTTACCTGAAGAAGAGGCTTATAACGGGAAGCGTATTATGGACGTGGACAAATTCGTATTCAAGTATCAATGGTTGGATATGGAGAAAGCAGCACGAGCAAAAGGTAACCGAAAAGACTTCATTAAGGAAGAGTTAGTGAAGGTGTATCCAGACACTACTGTTTGGATCCGTGACTTTAATTACTCTTACAATGAGCCTATGCACAATGATTATTTTTGGCACGAGGCTTATGGAGACTATCCAGTAGTAGGGGTAAGTTGGATTCAAGCAAAGGCTTTCTGTGAATGGAGAACCTTGAACAAGAACTCTTACCAAAAATCAAAAGGAGATTATACTGTAAACTCTTTCCGACTTCCTATTGAATCAGAATGGGAATACGCAGCACGTGGAGGTCTTCAAGGAG from Capnocytophaga haemolytica harbors:
- a CDS encoding outer membrane beta-barrel protein, translated to MKKFLFIVAVALTSVGYAQTDKGDWMVGTDFGLSYETSKVTTKVGNETSQTTNTFKVAPKLDYFVINNLSIGLGLEYKNTKVKDGDTTNTFAVVPQVHYFFPLDTNFKPFLGARVGYGYSSTEVAGGNNKTKADGLVVGGRAGVAYFVNNGAAVTGYLDYDHQNFKNKDNKDITFKKGTFGVGIGVAIFF
- a CDS encoding prolyl oligopeptidase family serine peptidase, whose product is MYNRLLPLGGLLLLAACKLQPTTQNTEMKYPETKRVEASDTFFGVEVKDPYRWLEDDRSAETAAWVKAENAFTNAYLEKIPYREAIKKRLEQVWNYEKLGAPFVEGAYTYYYKNNGLQNQSVLYRRGKDGKEEVFLDPNTMSADGTTSLGSVSFSEDGSLVAYLISEGGSDWRKLIVLDAASKKQVGQTLVDVKFSSAAWKGNEGFFYSSYDKPKGSELSAKTDQHKLYYHKMGTAQKDDQLIYGADTDPKYRYVGGYLSEDSHYLFVSLTNATSGNKLIMKDLTKENASFVVVADKEGTDTQFITNKGSRLYFLTNIEAPNMRLVSAEAAKPSQAEWRDVIPETQNVLSVSTVGDKIFAHYIVDALTNIKEYDYEGRLVKEVQLPGVGTAGGFGGKQKDKETYFAFTNYNTPTKTYKYDLASSSYTLYWEPKIDFDANAYESKQVFYTSKDGTRVPMMITYKKGTKLNGKNPTILYGYGGFNISVSPYFSVSNVTWFENGGVYAVANLRGGGEYGKKWHDAGTKMQKQNVFEDFIAAAEYLIKEGYTSKDYLAIQGASNGGLLVGATMTQRPDLFKVALPAVGVMDMLRYHKFTAGAGWAYDYGTADDSKEMFEYLKSYSPLHNVKKGVQYPATLITTGDHDDRVVPAHSFKFAAELQANQAGTNPILIRIETNAGHGAGTPINKQIAQAADIQSFTLWNMGVKSIE